A single window of Synechococcus sp. CBW1004 DNA harbors:
- a CDS encoding DUF3721 domain-containing protein — protein sequence MSLPFRPWIPRTAAVSGVNLLLSASALAAPATGAGAVPALYATQAEAEKAARLHFNCTGAHRMGNQWMPCAEHSDVHGASPSH from the coding sequence ATGTCGCTCCCTTTCCGTCCGTGGATCCCCCGGACGGCGGCTGTCTCCGGCGTCAACCTGCTGCTCTCCGCCTCCGCTCTCGCCGCTCCCGCCACCGGGGCCGGTGCTGTGCCCGCTCTCTATGCCACACAGGCCGAAGCGGAGAAGGCCGCCAGGCTTCACTTCAACTGCACAGGCGCCCACAGGATGGGCAACCAGTGGATGCCCTGTGCCGAGCACAGCGACGTCCACGGCGCCTCGCCGTCCCACTGA